One Ranitomeya imitator isolate aRanImi1 chromosome 1, aRanImi1.pri, whole genome shotgun sequence DNA window includes the following coding sequences:
- the LOC138665936 gene encoding uncharacterized protein → MYAHLISVFKQTVRYHRMDYKARESVWRKKATNIFTPNTSVSNVDSSVSDQEIFRKYKNAMFKKTRFWWTRTALQNYVDHEIIPRGLRVQLFPTFDLKDEKLVKRWSQAATICSLEFLRIIIESNAQVISEIESELERLEELMKKDITKENLEIWSNEFNKDLDKWENDICQRKLKKYQRDMRDYEENKIYKWQWKKVNTDFDIHRKSSFNSISSASDASTSSTNHGPHMTTRSGGRKNEYKKQADIFTKGFKHRDDKFKL, encoded by the exons atgtatgctcATCTGATTTCTGTTTTCAAACAGACAGTCCGTTATCATAGGATGGATTATAAAGCTAGAGAATCGGTCTGGCGTAAGAAAGCTACCAATATATTTACCCCTAATACCTCCGTGTCTAATGTTGATTCATCTGTGTCAGATCAAGAGATCTTTAGAAAGTATAAAAATGCTATGTTTAAGAAAACAAGATTTTGGTGGACCAGGACCGCATTGCAGAACTATGTTGACCATGAGATCATACCTAGAGGTCTGCGGGTGCAGCTGTTTCCTACATTTGATTTGAAAGATGAAAAATTGGTTAAAAGGTGGTCTCAGGCTGCCACTATATGTTCTCTTGAGTTCCTCAGGATAATCATTGAGAGCAATGCACAGGTGATATCTGAGATTGAATCTGAATTGGAAAGATTAGAGGAACTAATGAAAAAAGATATCACCAAAGAGAACTTGGAAATATGGTCCAATGAGTTTAATAAGGATCTTGACAAATGGGAGAATGATATTTGTCagcgaaaattaaaaaaatatcagaGAGATATGAGAGATTATGAAGAAAACAAAATTTATAAATGGCAGTGGAAAAAAGTTAATACGGATTTTGATATACATCGCAAATCATCCTTTAATTCAATTTCATCTGCATCAGATGCAAGTACGTCAAGTACAAACCATGGGCCTCATATGACCACCAGATCTGGTGGTAGAAAAAATGAGTATAAAAAACAGGCTGATATTTTCACCAAAGGTTTCAAACATCGTGATGATAAAtttaag CTATAG